A single window of Botrytis cinerea B05.10 chromosome 15, complete sequence DNA harbors:
- the Bccak1 gene encoding Bccak1, with the protein MSSTSDWKHDLNASDRYDNISKLKKYLSVGGLGGNTQKTAFEIEAEAYNSSSSRAAYDDLCNPTQPNDEVCLSTTFPPPKSPGITIGSYKNCHHISSGAVSQVYRCDTEEASHALKVITETHNMEPHSPAREIAILKKLSHPSIITLLTTIYDQESRLVLILPYMPHTLTDLLSKSSNGLNTRTTKKIFKQVLSGLAYLHAEHIIHRDISPSNILLPQDIDGQSSIVITDFGTAWHPSISSSAEPSDQKCLEVGTTCYRCPETLFSNTSYTTSLDLWSTGVLLAECLRSPPTPLLESRRGDEDGNQLGLILSMFKTLGTPTEQTWPEATKWKTNPFQWWNIFPSKPWEELLPNAEEDGRDLVASLVVYESSNRITADEALKHPFFFE; encoded by the exons ATGAGCTCGACGTCAGATTGGAAACATGATCTGAACGCTTCTGACCGATATGATAATATCTCAAAGCT AAAGAAGTATCTCTCGGTGGGTGGTCTTGGCGGTAACACTCAGAAAACTGCATTTGAAATCGAAGCAGAGGCTTATAATTCTTCGTCATCAAGA GCCGCCTACGATGATTTGTGCAATCCTACCCAGCCAAATGATGAAGTCTGTTTGTCGACAACATTTCCACCACCCAAAAGCCCCGGTATCACCATAGGATCTTATAAAAACTGTCACCATATATCTAGTGGTGCTGTCTCTCAAGTCTATAGGTGCGATACTGAAGAGGCTTCCCATGCTTTAAAGGTGATAACAGAAACTCATAACATGGAGCCACATTCTCCTGCTCGTGAAATTGCTATCCTCAAGAAGCTCTCTCATCCCTCGATAATAACACTTCTCACAACAATATAcgatcaagaatcaagattaGTTCTGATATTGCCATATATGCCACACACATTAACAGACCTGCTATCGAAAAGTAGCAATGGTCTGAACACACGCACGACcaaaaagatcttcaaaCAAGTGTTATCCGGGCTCGCATACCTTCATGCAGAACACATTATTCATCGTGATATATCACCATCCAATATTCTTTTGCCTCAGGATATCGATGGTCAAAGTTCCATTGTCATCACCGATTTTGGCACCGCATGGCACCCAAGCATCTCCTCATCTGCTGAGCCCTCCGACCAAAAGTGTCTCGAGGTTGGTACTACATGCTATCGCTGCCCAGAAACTCTTTTCTCTAACACATCTTACACCACGTCTCTTGATCTCTGGTCTACGGGTGTTCTTCTTGCCGAATGTCTCCGCTCGCCTCCTACCCCGCTCCTCGAAAGCCGACgcggagatgaagatgggaatCAACTGGGTCTGATCTTGAGTATGTTCAAAACCCTCGGGACGCCAACTGAACAGACATGGCCAGAGGCAACGAAGTGGAAAACAAATCCGTTTCAATGGTGGAATATTTTCCCAAGTAAACCATGGGAAGAATTACTACCAAATGctgaggaagatggaagagattTGGTCGCAAGTCTTGTTGTCTATGAAAGTAGTAACAGAATAACGGCAGATGAA GCATTGAAACATCCGtttttctttgaataa
- the Bcsyp1 gene encoding Bcsyp1, translated as MDAVDRQEYPAMLDRLQPGPAAVKLNERVKRINKVNTEIADWLQERRKVEEQYAAGLRKLARKPLQETGGDLGVFDTPWRKIVNSVESIADSHHNLAERISKDVEQPLRQFATQNREMQGMTTIQGNLAAMAKELEDAQHASDKLSKKGGKASTQKVENAAAKLQNAEQQWQAQAPFIYESLQAVDERRLNHLRDVLTQFETHEADRIERSRVAVEQTLTALLEVDTVQEIRNWSEATTAGKPVMERPIRQLSSAGEGGSNTMPIPPPTPRSTHSAAASDISKQEGSGESKLKSRFGTMLQRRRQSIHGGFARAPSPNKGFASLNRNSNSSSGRPTLSPHTSSNNLRDSSSQDNRLSALPESPSNRDTLQPNGNSHGMGQDSLSASDMIRPATSNGVPSPGMMDLSEVEPPSGPPPSHFKETQKDSEGFTVPAAMNDPISQALHEAHEQNEPQFKLDIRDQPIPEQDADAQAALSSVANTLRSSQLTTPGRKVGTVRGRRDVRNTVYVPSPSLDVSTIENNLPPSPAFSPAAARAAAFAAISEHGHAAPSVSDANSIRSGHSLSNNIIVKHADMHRPGLNASMIETVSAMIENGAIKTVKVSGEIALSYISSPNDASLPASGTETIRINNFPALEAIGPNRTFIHPVSAEKSDEFTVDLASVSHKTSPAFTYRVHIDDKDMAGYSPLLLKPAWKPVGDKLGLIIEYALNPDFSPDAITFNNLVIVGKYAGVGAAVCKSKPSGTHYRDKSAIVWRLGDVTLGHEWHKMSALFSGPDGAVQQPGHAEARWEVQRPISGNGISISRLEAVKGAEESDPFADESLAPTAGNWVEIETSRKIANGVYEARQSSA; from the exons ATGGATGCAGTAGACCGACAAGAGTATCCGGCAATGCTG GATCGATTACAACCAGGGCCAGCTGCAGTAAAACTTAACGAGCGTGTGAAGAGGATAAATAAAGTGAATACGGAAATCGCGGATTGGCTGCAg GAGCGCCGCAAAGTAGAAGAACAATATGCTGCGGGTCTCCGAAAGCTTGCGCGCAAGCCCTTACAAGAAACCGGGGGGGATTTAGG GGTATTCGATACACCATGGAGGAAAATTGTGAATTCGGTCGAATCGATTGCGGATTCTCATCACAATTTGGCTGAACGAATCTCCAAGGATGTCGAACAACCATTGCGACAATTCGCTACCCAAAATCGAGAAATGCAGGGAATGACAACAATACAAGGGAATCTCGCGGCCATGGCTAAGGAGTTGGAAGATGCGCAACATGCCTCGGACAAGCTCAGCAAGAAGGGGGGGAAAGCAAGCACGCAAAAGGTGGAGAATGCAGCTGCCAAATTACAGAATGCGGAACAGCAATGGCAAGCACAAGCTCCATTCATATATGAGAGTCTTCAGGCAGTAGATGAAAGGCGATTGAACCACCTCCGCGATGTCCTCACGCAATTCGAAACACACGAAGCCGACAGAATCGAGAGAAGTCGAGTGGCCGTTGAGCAAACATTGACAGCATTGTTGGAGGTAGATACTGTTCAGGAAATTAGGAATTGGTCTGAAGCAACTACCGCGGGAAAGCCCGTCATGGAGCGGCCCATTAGACAACTTTCGAGTGCTGGAGAAGGTGGCTCAAATACAATGCCAATTCCCCCGCCCACTCCACGGTCTACACATTCAGCAGCTGCTAGcgatatatcaaaacaagaaGGTTCTGGTG AGTCGAAGCTAAAGAGTCGATTTGGCACAATGCTTCAACGTCGACGCCAAAGCATTCATGGAGGATTTGCTCGCGCCCCATCACCGAACAAGGGATTCGCGAGTTTGAATCGCAATTCCAACAGCAGTTCAGGGCGACCAACCCTTTCACCTCACACTTCGTCGAACAATTTGCGAGACTCCTCTTCGCAAGACAACAGACTTTCTGCTCTTCCCGAATCGCCATCTAATCGCGATACTCTACAACCTAATGGCAACTCTCATGGGATGGGCCAAGATTCATTAAGCGCATCGGATATGATTAGACCAGCTACCTCCAATGGTGTACCAAGCCCGGGAATGATGGACCTGTCAGAAGTTGAACCACCATCGGGTCCACCACCATCGCATTTCAAAGAAACCCAAAAAGATTCTGAAGGCTTCACGGTTCCAGCAGCCATGAACGATCCTATATCGCAAGCTCTACATGAAGCTCACGAGCAAAATGAACCCCAGTTTAAGCTAGACATCCGAGATCAACCAATCCCCGAGCAAGATGCAGATGCACAAGCTGCATTATCAAGTGTTGCCAATACTTTGCGTTCATCTCAATTGACCACTCCAGGTCGAAAAGTTGGTACCGTCCGAGGTCGAAGAGATGTTCGCAACACAGTCTATGTCCCTTCACCTAGTCTTGATGTCAGTACCATAGAGAACAACTTGCCTCCTTCACCGGCTTTCTCGCCTGCAGCTGCACGTGCGGCAGCATTTGCAGCTATTTCGGAGCATGGCCATGCTGCGCCAAGTGTATCTGATGCAAATTCAATTCGTTCCGGACATTCTCTCtccaataatattatagtcAAACATGCTGATATGCATCGCCCTGGCCTCAATGCGTCAATGATCGAAACTGTCAGTGCCATGATAGAAAATGGGGCGATTAAGACAGTTAAGGTTAGTGGGGAGATTGCTTTGAGCTACATTTCGTCACCGAACGATGCTTCGTTACCCGCCTCAG GAACCGAAACGATCAGAATCAACAACTTCCCCGCTCTAGAGGCGATTGGTCCTAATAgaacattcattcatccagTATCAGCAGAGAAATCGGATGAATTTACAGTGGACCTTGCGTCGGTATCGCACAAAACATCGCCCGCATTCACTTATCGAGTGCATATTGATGATAAGGATATGGCTGGTTATTCGCCATTATTGTTAAAGCCGGCGTGGAAACCAGTTGGTGATAAGCTTGGTCTAATAATCGAGTATGCACTCAATCCAGATTTCTCCCCGGATGCTATAACTTTCAACAACCTCGTCATCGTAGGTAAATACGCAGGTGTTGGAGCCGCTGTGTGTAAATCCAAACCTTCTGGTACCCACTACCGCGATAAATCCGCTATTGTTTGGCGTCTTGGAGATGTTACCCTAGGTCATGAATGGCATAAGATGAGTGCCTTATTTTCAGGCCCAGATGGCGCAGTTCAGCAACCAGGTCACGCGGAAGCCAGATGGGAAGTCCAACGCCCAATTTCTGGTAATGGAATCAGTATTTCAAGACTGGAAGCAGTTAAAGGTGCTGAGGAGTCAGATCCATTTGCAGATGAATCATTGGCTCCTACAGCAGGTAATTGGGTTGAAATTGAGACTAGTAGAAAGATTGCCAATGGGGTTTATGAGGCAAGACAAAGCTCAGCATGA